From one Geoalkalibacter halelectricus genomic stretch:
- the istB gene encoding IS21-like element helper ATPase IstB has product MNNNQTLEKMKEMRLYGMLSCFETALQTGAHNDITADQLIGSLIESEWTERLNRKTDRLIRQARFRYSASIEDINYAPQRNLDKNTMLRLADCSFIEQGQNIIITGATGTGKSYLASAFGYQACLKGYKVMYLNLSKIFSKLSMSKADGSYMKELKVIENQDLVIIDDFGLQPIDNQNQLILLDIIEERHSAKSTIITSQIPISKWYELIEDHTIADAILDRLIHTAHRIDLKGESLRKSKAKK; this is encoded by the coding sequence CTCTATGGCATGCTTAGCTGTTTTGAAACGGCTCTGCAAACAGGCGCACATAACGACATTACTGCCGATCAACTTATTGGTTCTTTGATTGAATCAGAGTGGACTGAGCGTCTAAATCGAAAAACCGACAGGCTCATCAGGCAAGCCCGCTTTCGCTATAGTGCATCTATCGAAGACATCAATTATGCCCCTCAACGTAATCTGGATAAAAACACCATGCTACGACTGGCTGATTGCAGCTTTATTGAGCAAGGACAAAACATTATTATTACCGGAGCCACCGGAACAGGAAAAAGTTATCTGGCGAGTGCCTTTGGTTACCAAGCCTGCCTGAAAGGATACAAGGTAATGTATTTAAATCTTTCCAAGATATTTTCTAAACTCAGCATGTCCAAAGCTGATGGATCCTACATGAAAGAACTAAAAGTTATTGAAAATCAAGACTTGGTAATCATTGATGACTTTGGACTACAACCCATAGATAATCAAAACCAACTAATCTTACTCGATATTATAGAGGAAAGGCATTCTGCTAAATCAACCATCATCACATCACAAATCCCTATCAGTAAATGGTATGAACTTATTGAAGATCACACAATCGCAGATGCAATACTTGACAGGCTAATCCATACAGCACACCGCATAGACCTAAAGGGAGAATCTCTTAGAAAATCTAAAGCTAAAAAATAA